The Metallibacterium scheffleri region TCCAGATCGCGATGTGGTCATCGCCCAAGGGCTGCCAGCCCTGCAACTGGAACACGGTGACCGCGTCCTGCGGCTTGCCGGCGTAATGCTCGAAGCGGGCGAGGTTTGCCGCCATCACCTTGGCGGTATCGGCCAGCGCCGTGCCCGCGAACAGCACCAGCACCGACGCCATGAGGCCCGACAACACGATTTTGCTGCGCATGGGAATCTCCTTCACGTACCGCGTGCCCGACCCGTCCGGTTGGCCGCGGTTTCGCGACGATCATAGTCCCGCGCCAAAGCGCCGCCGCGCGCCCCGCACCCGTGTTCGTGCCGCGTTCATGGCGGCACGCGCGCCAGATTCGGGCTTGACGCAAAGTGCCCGCAGCCGCTGTAATACGCGGCCCGCAACGCAAGGCTGCGGTGTTCCGGCCAGGTAGCTCAGTTGGTAGAGCAGAGGACTGAAAATCCTCGTGTCGGCGGTTCGATTCCGTCCCTGGCCACCATCAAATCAATCACCTACACAAGTCGCAACGTTTGCGGTTGCCTTACGTGTGACGAAAACGTGCCATCAATCCGGCCCGCCGCGTCACGCAGGTGATCGGTGGCGAGATGCGCGTAACGCAACAGCCCTGGCGGACCTACAGCGGCACCACGAAGATCAATGCGGAGTTGCCGGAATTCAAATTGCGTGCTTGATGTCCGCGACCGATAGGCACATCTTCGCCCCTGCCGAGGTTCATGCCCAGTTCCGCACCTGCAGCCCCGGTACGCGCCTGAACTCGCGCTCGTTGTTGGTCACCACGATGAGCCCCGCCGCTTTGGCGTGCGCGGCGATCCACAGATCGTTGTTGCCGATCGGCTCGCCTTTCGCTTCGAGTGCGGCACGGATCGCACCATAGGTCCGCCCCGCCGTTTCCGGTAGCGGCATGACCGGCAGCATCGTCACCAACTCTTCGAGCAGCGCAAGCACCTTGTCGCGCTGGCGGCTCTTCTCCGCGCCATAGGACAACTCGCCCCAGGTGATCACCGAGATCACCGCCTCGCCAGGCTTGAGCTTGCGGAAGCGTTCCAGCACCGCAGGCGGCCGTTGCCGCTGGATGTAGATGCAGATGTTGGTGTCGATCAGATAGCGTGCCGCCATTACAGCCCCTCGCGCCGCTGCGGCGGCGTGTCATCGCGGCCATCGGGCAGAAAGTCATCCGGCAATTGCGTGAGCAGGTCGAACGCGCGCGCGAGCCCGCCGGAAGGTTCGCGCAACACGAGTTCATCACCGCGCCGGAAAATCTCGAGCTCGGCACTGCGCACGCGGAACTCTTTCGGCAGTCGCACGGCCTGGCTGTTGCCGGACATGAAGACTCTGGCGGTTGTCATCGGGCCCGCTCCTATGTATACACATCAAAGTGTATACTTTGCATCATGCGGCGTCATCGCGCAAGGATGCCAGTGCGACGCCAAAAGGCAGCGCATGTGCCGTACTCAATCGGCAGCCAACGCATCACACCATGCGCGTGACGAAAACGTGCCGGCCCGCCGCATCACGCCGATTACCGCCGCCGTGTCCGGCAGCCCGATGCGGCGGGACGGAGGCATGCTCAGGCGTTGTCGTCCTTGAGCAGCGCGCGCAGCGCGGCGGGCTGCTGCAAGTGCACCTCGCGGCCGATGATGTCGACCATGCCCTGTTCGCGAAAGCGCGCCAGTACGCGGCTGACGGTTTCGGCGGCGAGGTGCAGGAAGTTGGCGATGTCGCTGCGCGGCATGGGCAGATGGAAATGCTCCGGCGACAAACCACGCAGTGCATAGCGCGCCGACAAATCGAGCAGGAACGCTGCCACGCGCTGATCGGCACCCATGTCCCAGCTGCGCGCCTCGTGCTGCGCAATGGCGTGGCTGAACATGCGGAACAGGTGCTGCTGCACTTCCGGTTCACGTTGCGCCACGTGGCTGACCGCATCGAACGGCAGCTTGCACAGGCGTGTGCTTTCCAGCGCGACGCCATCGCAGGGATACACGCCGGGGTCGACCGCCTCCAGTCCCACGACCTCGCCGGGCAGATAAAAGCCCAGCACCTGGGCGCGGCCCTCGGCGTCGACTTGCACGGTCTTGACCATGCCGGACTTCACCGCGAACAGCGTGCGGAACGGCTCGCCGGATTTGAATACGTGGTCATTGCTGCGAAACGGTCCGATGTCCTCGACCAGCTTGTGCATGTCGGCGAAGGCCACGCTGCCGTTGCCGGACATGCCGCAAGCGTGTACCAATCCGCAGCGATCACAGGAGACCCTTGCATCGCGTGGCTCGGCGCAGGCCATGCCGGGTACGTCCAGCGCGCAGAGTTTCGGCTTGGCGGTCATCACAGCCTCCGTCGCGACTGCAGCACTCGAGCGCGCGATTCTAGCGCCCACTGGCATGCAAACGCGAGACTGCGTCAGATGGCGCGCGAGTAGCGCGCGTTCTGCGCGGTGCCGAGGTAGGCATCGAAGCGCATCGCCACCTGGCGCGTCAGCAGGCGGCCGCGCGCGCTGATGCGCAGGCGCGCGCCCTGCCACTGCACCAGACCATCGGCCTCGAACTCATGCAACGCGTCCAGCGCGTCGGCGAAGTAGCGCCGGAAGTCGATGCCGTGGCGCGCGCCAAAGGCGTCGATGTCGATCTCGCCCTGGCACATCAGCGCGTTGATCAGCTCGCGCCGCAGGCGGTCGTCCGCGCTCAGCACCAGCCCGCGCGCCACCGGCAGGCGCCCGGCCTCCAGCGCCGCGTAATAGCCCGGGAGGTCCTTGGCGTTCTGGTAATAGGCATTGCCCACGCGGCTGATCGAGCTCATGCCCAGACCGATGATGTCGCACTCGGCGTGCGTCGAGTAACCCTGGAAATTGCGCTGCAGCGTGCCCGCGCGCTGCGCCCGTGCCAGCTCGTCCAGCGGCCGCGCGAAGTGGTCCATGCCGATGTACACATAGCCGGCCGCGGTGAGCCGGTCCACGGTCAGGCCCAGCAGCGCCAGCTTGCTCGCGGCATCAGGCAACTGGCTGGCGTCGATCCGGCGCTGCGCCTTGAACAGCTGCGGCAGGTGCGCGTAGCTGTAGGCGGCGATGCGGTCCGGCGCCAGCGCGATGACCTGCTCCAGCGTGTGCGCGAAACGCGCCGGCGTCTGCAGCGGCAGGCCGTAGATCAGGTCCACGCTGGTCGAGCGGAAGCCGGCCGCACGCGCGGCCTGCAGCAACGCGGCGGTGTCCTGCACGCTCTGCACGCGGTTGACCGCGGCCTGCACCGCCGGGTCGAAGTCCTGGATGCCCACCGAGAGCCGGTTGAAACCCAGTGCCGCCAGTGCGCGCACGTAATCCGGGTCGGCGCTGCGCGGGTCCAGCTCGATGCCGAACTCGCGGCTGGCGGCCTGGCTGAGGTTGAAGTGCCGGCCCAGGACCTGCAGCAGGTCCTGCATCTGCCGCGCATCAAGGAAATTGGGCGTGCCGCCGCCGAAGTGCAGTTGCACCACGCTGCGGTCGCGGTCGAACAAGGGCGCGGTACGCTCGATCTCGGCATACAGGTGCTGCAGGTACTGCTCGCCCTTGGCGTGATCGCGCGTGATCAGGCGCGTGCAGCCGCAGTAGAAGCACGGGCTCAGGCAGAACGGCACGTGCACGTATACCGACAGATCGCGCGGGATCGGGTCGTCGTTGCTGGCGTGCGCCTCGGCGCGCAGCGCGGCCTCACCGAAACCGGCGTGGAACTGCGGCGCGGTCGGGTAGCTGGTGTAGCGCGGTCCGGCCACGTCGTAGCGCCGGATCAGCTCGGCGTCGAAGCGCGGTGCCTGGGGTGCTTGCGAAGTCATGGCCGCAGTCTGCCGCGACCGCCGCGCGCCGGTCTTGATCTGGATCAGATTCGCGGGATGCCGCAATGTTTCGGCACGGCGCGTGTTCACGTCGATATTTCCACGAGCAGACCTTTTTCCTCACGCTCGAAATGGTGCTCGATCACATGCTTGAAAGGCATCTGCGCATCCAGCAAGGTCAGCCGGGTGGTGGCGTTCTCGATGCGGGCGGCGAGCGGCGCGAGCGCCGCGCGCAAATCCGCAAGCATCGAGGTCAGTTTGCGGTGCTCGGCGATGTAGATCCGGGCGGGCCAGCGCGCCGTCTGCGGCAGGCGCGGGAGCAGCCGACTTTCCTCGTCCGCGATGTGGGTTTCCTGCAAAGCATGCATTTCCGCCAATAGATCGCGCGCCAGCGCGATCTCGCCGGCGAGCAAAGCCAGGCGCTCCTGCTGCACAAGCCGCAACAGGTGTGCATGTTGCGCGCCGATATCAGGGGCTTGATCCATCCGATACTCCCGCGGACAGGTGCGGATCCGCGAACGCGAACAGCCGCGCCCGCAATGCAGCGGGCGCGGCGCTCGTTAGTTGCGTCAGTTCGGCATCCGGATCAGAACGCGGTCCAGACATAGGCGAACAGCGTGTTGTTGGCGTGCGCGTTGGTGCCGGCGCCATCGAAATTGGTGGCCGCGCCGTCGAACAATGTGTAGTAGGTGTACTGCAGGCCGAAGCGCAGGTTCACCCAAGGCTGGTCGAACGAGTTGAACTTGCCGAACGGGTTGATGTTGAACTCCACCATGTAGCCCTGGGTCAGCGGCGAGCCGGTGCGGTTGGCATACAGGATCGGGTCGGCGGTGCCGTTGTTGCGGAAGCCGGCCAGGGTGATGCCGTAGGTATTGTTGTACCAGTACGAGCCGTTGAGATTGAGCGAGTTGACGGTATTGCGCAGGTTGCTGGATCCGCCCTGGCTGTAGGTACCGGTCAAGGTCTGGCGTTCGGTCACGTACAGCGCGTCGGCGGTGAAGATGTGCTTGCCGGTGCCGAGATACTGGTAACTGGCATCGATGCCATAGTCCTTGTACTGGTTGTACGGTCCGGGCACGGCGATGACGGTGCCATTGTTGTTGGTGCCGACCTGGCCCTGGCGCGCGTCGAAGAACATCCCGCCCACTTCGATGTCACCCGCACCGATATTGCGCGTGTAGGCGATGCGCGCGTAGGGCGCGGCCCCGACGATGCGACCGTTGAAGCCAGCGTTGAATGGCCGCTGTTGCAACAAGCTCGAGGACAGCGTGCGGTACATGCCGGCTTCGCCGTACCAGTTCGAATCGAACATGGTGTAGGCGGTTGCGCCCACGACTTGCTGCGCGAAGGCGCCCATGATCGCCGGAGACGCCGGCGGACCAGGCACCAGGTCGGTGGCGAAGTAGGGATACATCCAGGCTGGCGAGGTCTGGAACACGTCCGAGACCGTCGGATTGTTGTTGAAGGAAACGCCGAACACGCCGCCCTTGCCGCCCAGCATGTAATTGTGCGCATAGCGCACATCGGTGTTGTCCCAGCCCCACTGACCGGTGGCCTGCTGGTAGGTGATCTGACCCAGCATGCCCCAGTGAGCGGCCAGCTTGCCGCCGTAGAAGATCGAGGCCTGTTGCAGCTCGGTGTTGTTGTTGAGGCCGTAATTGGGCGCCGGAGGTGCGGATTGCGCCTGCTGGGTGTGGGTGAAGCTTTCGACGGCCATGGCCGAGATATGCGTGTCCCAACCCTTGTGCACGTCCAGCCGGTAGCCGTCCAGCTTGAACTGGCGACCGAACGGCGTCAGTTGTGGCCCGAAGCCACCGATATGGCACGCTGAACAGGGTTGCCCGGTCTCGCGCGCGAACATGGGCACGGCCTGCGCCGGCAGTGCCAGCAGCAGGGCCAGCGCAGCCACGCCCAGCAGGGCGGTGGCACGCAGCCAGCGCAAGGCACGCGGCGCGACAAATGAGGTGCTCATTGCAATCTCCGATAACGCATCCTTAACGATGCACATCCATCGTGCCGCAAGCAATGGCGTGCGCTCTTGACCCAGATCAAGACGGACATTGCTTGCAGCCGCGCGGGCATGCGGCACGACGCCGCGCACTTTGACGCCTGTGCTCGATCAACGTTGTGCGCGCTGGCGGATGCCAGCTTGTGCGCTCGGCGCGAGGAGTAAACTTGCACGCCGCTGGCGTCCGCTGCTGCGACGTCGTTCGGCGCGCGAGCGCGGGAGTGAGACATGGGTTTAGATGACATTTGGCATTGGCTGATTGTGCTGGTGATCGTGCTGTTGATCTTCGGCACGAGCAAGCTGCGCAACGCGGGTTCGGACATTGGCGCGGCAGTGCGCAACTTCAAGAAAGCGATGAAGGAGGACGCGGACGCGGCCAAGGAGGCCAAGGACGGCGGCGTGGAGCGCCTGCAGGCGGATGCGCCGGTCGCGGAGGCGGCCAAGGACGCGGCCAAGCCGCAGGATCACGCCCCGTAAGCGGCGCCCGTGTTCGGCATCGACTTCAACGAGCTGCTGCTGATTGCGGTGGTGGCGCTGGTGGTGCTGGGCCCGGAGAAGCTGCCGGGCGCGGCGCGGACCGCCGGGGCGCTGGTGCGGCGTGCGCGCACGGCCTGGGCCAGCGTGCAGGCCGAGGTGGCGGGCGAACTGGACAAGGACGCGCTCACCCGGCAGTGGCGCGAGGGCGCCGCGGCGCTGCGTGGGGTGGCCAGCGAAGCGCGCGCGACGCTGGGCGAAGCGCGTGAAGCGCTGCAGCCGGCCGTGCACGCGGCGGACGCGGCGCGCGCCGGCATGACGGAGGTGGCCGCCGAACTGGCGCGCAGCATCGGCGAGTTGCGCACGCTGGCGGCACGCCTGGATGGCGCGGCCGGCGCCGAGCGCGACGCACTGCGCGCGGTTGCCGCCGATCTGCGTGCCGCCGCCGACCAACTGGCCGCCACGCCGGAGATGGCCGCCGACGCGGCCGCGCTGGCGGACGCCACGGCCCCGGCCACGCAGGCCGTGGCGCAATCGCTGACCGAGATCGCGCAGCGCCTGCAGCAGGTGCCGGCGGCGACGCTCGCCGTGGCCCCGGATGCGGATGCGCCCGCCGCCCGCCCGGTGCCCGCCCCGCCGCACTCCGCATGAGCGCCGCTGACGCCCCCGGCAGCCCCGGCGGCCTGATCGCGCACCTGCTGGAGCTGCGCTCGCGCCTGCTCAAGGCCGCGCTGGCCGTGCTCGTGGCGCTGCTGGCGCTGCTGCCGTTTTCCGAAAAACTCTACGCGCTGCTGGCGCGGCCACTAATCGAGCGCCTGCCCAAGGGCGCGCACATGATCGCCATCGAGGTCACCGGGCCGTTCCTCACCCCGATCAAGCTGACCTTCGTGGTGGCGCTGTTCGCGGCCATGCCGGCGGTGCTGTACCAGATCTGGGCCTTCGTCAGCCCCGGCCTGTACCGCCACGAAAAACGCCTGGCGCTGCCGCTGCTGGTCGCCGCGGTGCTGCTGTTCTACACCGGCTGCGCGTTCGCCTATTTCCTGATCCTGCCGGCGGCGTTCCATTTCCTCACCCTGGTCACCCCGCCCGGCGTGTCGATGATGACCGACATCGGGCATTACCTGAGCTTTGTGCTGCACGTGTTCTTCGCCTTCGGCCTGTGCTTCGAGGTGCCGGTGATCGTGGTGGTGCTGGCCGCGCTGGGCGTGGTCAGCGTGGCCAAGCTGCGCAGCGCGCGGCGCTACGTGATCGTCGGCGCGTTCGTGGTGGCCGCGATCATCACCCCGCCGGACGTGCTGTCGATGACCCTGCTGGCGGTGCCCATGGTGCTGCTGTACGAGATCGGCGTGCTGGTCGCCGCCATGCTGGTGCGGCAGAAGGCCGCGCGTGCCGCACAACACCAGGATGGCGATCCGCGCTGAGGGCGCTCAACGCACGCGCGCCGTCGGGGCCTGCAGCAAACGGGTACGGCAAAGTTGCGCCTGCATGGTCGCGGCAGGCACCTGCATGCTCATCCTGGTGGTACGGCCACGTGCCGGAGCGATTTGTAATCCCCTTGGTCAAAATTCCGTGACAAGATGACGCAATCCGCGCCGAACTTGATCTGAATCAAGTCAACCCGAGGCGCGGGGGATTATTTTTGACCCAATCAAGTCCGGCAATATTACGGCAGGGTTACATTTATGGCGAATAGCCCGATTCAAAAAGCGCCCGCTGGCGAGCTGATCATGGATTCGATTCGTCCCGAGAGCGAGGTACGACCCGACCGCAGACAGTTTCTCATCGCCGCTGCCGGTGTCCTGGGCGCGGGTGCAGTCGGTCTGTTTGCGGACATTCTGATCGACAACATGAATCCCGGGAAAGCTGTTGAGGCTCTGGGCGCACCGATCGACGTCGACATAAGCCGGATGGAACCCGGGCAGTTGCTTCTCGTGGAATGGAAGAAGAAACCAGTATGGATCTTGAAACGTGAAGGCTGGATGCTGAACACCCTGGCCGAACCGTCACTGCTGCGGCGACTCAAGGATCCACACAGCAAACAGAACCAGCAGCCCGCGCAAGAATATGTGAATGGCAACTATCGGGCCCTGCGACCGGACATGTTCATAGCCGTGGCATTGTGCACGCACATGCAATGCATTCCGGACTATCGGCCCGCGCCGCATACGGTGACGCCGTGGTGGCCGGGTGGATTTCATTGTGCCTGCCACGGATCCATGTACGACTTTTCCGCGCGCGTGCTCGAGGGTTCGCCAGCACCATTGAACATTCCGATTCCACCGTATTACTGGAAAACCGCCACGATGGTCACCATAGGCGAGGCGAACAAATCGGGCATCGACAAGAATTGGACTCCCGATATTTGGTAAGCCGGTATTCTGCAGATGGATGTCAAGATGAAAATTGCCGAACATATGCCCAAGCCAGCCACCGCGATTGCGTTGTTTTTGGTTGCGTTTTGCAGTGTGGCCGATGTGCATGCGAAAGCTGATTATCACGGGATACCATTGGGAGCGGCGGCGGCCAAGCAAGGCAGCGCCTTGATCGCGGTGTGTGCAGCGTGTCATGGAATAACTGGGAACAGTGCCGCAGCCGAATATCCCAATCTGGCGGCACAGCGCTACAACTATCTGCTGAAGCAACTGGAAGATTTCCGGGACGGCGCGCGCAAATCGACGATCATGAGTGGCATGGCGATGACCATACCTGCCTCGGCCAATAATCAAAACCTGAAAGAAATCGCCGCATATTTCTCGCGTCAACCATTACTGCCGGCGGAAGTGGCGGCAGGCCCCGGCATGCGCGCAGACGCCACCCAGTTGAAGGAAGGACAGAAAATCTATACGCAGGGACTGGCAAACGACAACATTCCTGCCTGTGCCGCATGCCACGGACTTGGCGCGGACGGCAATGGGCCGATGGCGATTCCCGCGCTGGCATTGCAACACCAGGTTTACCTGTTGACGCAGCTTGACCAATTCGCCAGCGGCGCGCGGCGCAATAGTCCTGGACAAGTCATGACCAGCATTGCCAGGGCCATGACAAAGCCGCAGATGCAGGCGGTTGCCGCCTATCTACAGCAGTTGAATCCTGATTCGACTCTCGGCATCGGACCAAAGAATTACGGCGAATACACCAAGACCGTCGAACTGCACCAGCAAGCAGAAAAATCCGCTCTCGTGGCCGCGCCGCATGGTGTTGCCAAGCCGAAAGCAGAGACCGTCCAATCCAAGCCAATACGCTGAACGAAACAACGCATGACCCACGTGGCGTTCGCGCCGTGAAGGATTTCGCACTCCATGAATAACATTGACCAATCAAGAGCAAAGCGAGTGTTTGGCTGGTTCGACCAGAGACTGCCCATTTCGTCGCTCTGGCGCACGCAGGTCGCCGAGTATCCGGCACCGAAAAATTTCAATCTGTGGTACATCTTCGGTTCGCTGGCGCTGCTGGTTCTGGTCATGCAGCTTGCGACTGGCTTATTTCTGGCCATTCATTACCAACCCAACCCGCATCTGGCGTTCTGGTCGGTGGCGCGCACGATCCAGAGAGATTCGCATTGGGGCTGGCTGATCCGTGACATGCACATCGTCGGTGCTTCGGCGTTTTTCGTGCTCGTCTATCTGCACATGTACCGCGGCATCATGTACGGCTCATACAAAAAGCCCCGCGAATTGTTGTGGCTGATCGGTATCTTTATCTACCTGGCATTGGCCGCAGAGGCATTTCTTGGCTACCTGTTGCCATGGGGGCAAATGTCGTACTGGGGCTCGGCCGTCGTCACCAATTTCGTGACTGCGATACCGGGCATTGGCAAGCCGATCGCGCAGTGGTTGCGCGGCTCGTTCGTGATCGGACTGCCGACTTTGAACCGGTTCTTCGTGTTCCACGTGTTTCTGATGCCGGTCCTGTTGCTGGCGCTGGTGCTGGTCCATCTCATCGCGCTGCACCAGGTCGGCTCGAACAATCCGGATGGAGTCGAGATTCACGACAATACCAACGAATCATCATGGCCGCGTGACGGAATCCCGTTTCACCCGTATTACACCGTGAAAGATCTGTTCGGTGTCAGCGTGTTTTTCGTCGTGTTTTTCTGGTTCGTATTCTATCGACCGGATGGCTGGGGTTTTCTGCTGGACAAGTTGAACTATACACCTGCAAATATCCTGCATACGCCCAGCGACATTCACCCGCTGTGGTTCTTTCTACCATTTTACGCAATGCTGCGCGGTGTACCCAACAAGCTGTATGGGATCATGGCATTTGCCGGCTCATTTGCATTGCTGGCGTGCCTGCCGCTGCTCGACCGTAATCCGATTCGCTCGATTCGCTATCGCTCGGTACTGTACAAATTAAACATCCTGATGATGCCGGCATCATTTTTGTGGCTGGGTTATGTCGCCCACGGCTTCGCCACCGAGCACAACATGGTGTACGGGCTTCATGTCACCGAGGTCTTTTACGCCACGTTCCTGGTGCTGCCATTTTTCAACAAGCGGCGCGCGATCGGTGCCACGGTGGCCTGGCTGGTCGCCACGGAGGCCGTGGTTTTTCTGATCGACCTCTGGATGTACTCCATCCATGCGCATGGATGGGCCCTGATGCTGCTGACGGACTGGATTCCGGCGGCTTACCTGTTGCTGTTGTTCGGACTGGCGATTCTGTTCCCGGCACTGACCCGTGACACCCAGCACCTGCCTGAGCGACTTACTGCGGGTGGGATTTTCCATTGACGACAAGTCTGCGTCCACGTGATATCGGGCGATGTTCGTCCGATCGGTCCGCAGAAGACAACCGAACTCTTTTTGGGCAGGACGAGCAATGACAACACGCACTCCAGCATGGAAATCCGGTTTGCTTGTGGTGCTTCTATCCACTCTGCTGCTGGCGGTGTCCGGCAGCGCGGCGCTGGCATCGGTAACGACCACGCAACCACCGTTGCGGCATATCAAGATCAATCTGCATGACAAAGCGGCATTGCAGACGGGTGCCCTGTATACATTGCACATGTGCACCGCGTGTCACGGGATCCAGGGCGAGCGCTACAGCGAACTGCCGCCGGTCCTTGGTTTGAGCAAATCGCAGTTCCTGAAATACATCGGCACCGACGGGCGCCACTACCACGACACCATCACCACGAGCATGTCGCCCGAGTTGATGACGAAATTCCTGAACATGGAGCCGCCGGATCTGACCGATATCGCGCTGCGCCGCTCGCCCGCCTGGCTATACACGTATCTGACTTCATTTTATGTCGATCCGGCGCGGCCGACCGGCGTCAACAACGTCGTGTTCTACAATGTTGCCATGCCTGATGTTTTCGCCGGCATGCAGGGACTGCAAAAGCCGGTCTTGGTGACGGGCTTGCGCTTTGGCAGCCCGGCCAGGATCGCGGTCGGTGTGCAGCCCTTGACGCAAGGTACGATGTCGCAGGCGCAGTTTGATCAGACCGCGCGGGACATTGTCACGTTTCTGTACGCAGTCGCACATCCGCATCAGGCCGAGCGGGCCCGGCTTGGGCCATGGATCATCGGTCTGTTTCTCGGGCTTTCGTTGCTGACTTATTTCATCTACAAATTGTACTGGCGGCGGGTGATTACCAGCCATGAGCGCTGGTGGAGGATCGGGCGATGAGTACCACGATCGCCGCCGCGCCAAGCGTCATGGTGGGATCAGGTGACCGGCAACTGCGGGGTTCGCGCAATGCCTACATTGCACTTGCCTTGGGTCTGGTTTTTTTCATCTTCACCATCTGGTATCAGGTGTATGCCGATACGCGCAAGCCGGCAGAATCCTGTGCGGATCCATTTCTGCAGAGTCATCGCCAATGGCGCCTGCGCACCGCGTTCTTGTTCATGATGTGGTCCATTCTCGCCGGCTTCTGCATGCCGTTCGGATTTGCCCTGCTGGTATTCGTACCCGTCTATTCGTGGTTTGTCTATCGGTTGCTCAAGGGCCTGATTTTTTTCAGTCTGCGGAAAGTGATATGAGCTTTCGCGTGCATTGCCGGCCCGGTGTTTGATGCATACCGTCGAGCTGCCGCCAACCCGTATCGAGCCGCCTGCGCAGACTTCCGGCCGCGCTGGCGCTGCACGCGCGCGACCCGTGGCAGCCACCGGATCGGCTGAACTGCACGCGATGCGCTGCCTGATCGACCGGGTCGACGAGATGTTCCTGGTTCTGCTGGCGGGTCGGCGCCAGTTGGTGCGGCGTGCCATGGCGCTCAAGCAGCGTGCCGGCCTGCCCGCACGCAACCCTGAACGCGAGCGTCAGGTGCATGACCGGGCACAGGCCTTTGGCGCGAAGCTCGCGCTGCCCAATGGCGTGACGCGGCAATTGATGGAGCTGCTCATCGGCGATGCCTGCGCATTGCAGGGTTTGTCGTCATCCGGGGAACCAACCATGGGTTGTTCTTCATCGCTGCATGAATCGGGGAGTCCGCCGGTGCCGGGATCCCCCCGGGCGGGAAAATTTCTGCGGCTGTTGCCGCCTCCTGTGCGCTTGAGCACACCGTTGCGCTGGACGTTGCCAGCGCCGCTGCTGCGCGTCTTGCTGCGCAGCATGACCTTGCGTGTCATGGCGGGGCCTCTTGCCGCGGGCAGGCTGGATGATTTGCAGGGTCGCAGGCTCGGGGTCGAAGTCACCGACCTCAAGTTGCGCTGGGTGGTCGTGATCGGTACGCGCGATTTGCATGTGCAGGTTCCCGGCGCGGAGGCGGAGTCGACCGTGCGCGGCAGTGCCACCGATCTTCTGCTTCTGGCCAGCCGTCTCGAGGACGCCGATACGCTGTTTTTCCAGCGCCGTCTGCAACTAGTCGGCGACACCGAGCTGGGGTTGCTGGTGCGCAATCTGCTTGATCAACTTCCGTGGGAGACGATTCCACTGGATGTCCGGGTGTTGCTGAATCGAGGCGCCCGGTTCGCGCGCCTGGCGCGCGCGGCCCATCAAGGCGAAATGATCGCCTGAGCGAGCTCTGGCGCATCATCGCCGGGCATGCGTTGCATGCCGGCGCGTCCGTGCCAATAGCCATTTTCCTTGCCGATCCGCTGCGCCGGCAGACCGGAATCGATGGCCTCGCGAAAGCGCGCGACCACGGCCGCCATGTCATTCACCTGCGGGTAAAGGCGCAGCAAGCG contains the following coding sequences:
- the vapC gene encoding type II toxin-antitoxin system tRNA(fMet)-specific endonuclease VapC, which translates into the protein MAARYLIDTNICIYIQRQRPPAVLERFRKLKPGEAVISVITWGELSYGAEKSRQRDKVLALLEELVTMLPVMPLPETAGRTYGAIRAALEAKGEPIGNNDLWIAAHAKAAGLIVVTNNEREFRRVPGLQVRNWA
- a CDS encoding antitoxin yields the protein MTTARVFMSGNSQAVRLPKEFRVRSAELEIFRRGDELVLREPSGGLARAFDLLTQLPDDFLPDGRDDTPPQRREGL
- a CDS encoding Crp/Fnr family transcriptional regulator, translating into MTAKPKLCALDVPGMACAEPRDARVSCDRCGLVHACGMSGNGSVAFADMHKLVEDIGPFRSNDHVFKSGEPFRTLFAVKSGMVKTVQVDAEGRAQVLGFYLPGEVVGLEAVDPGVYPCDGVALESTRLCKLPFDAVSHVAQREPEVQQHLFRMFSHAIAQHEARSWDMGADQRVAAFLLDLSARYALRGLSPEHFHLPMPRSDIANFLHLAAETVSRVLARFREQGMVDIIGREVHLQQPAALRALLKDDNA
- the hemN gene encoding oxygen-independent coproporphyrinogen III oxidase, whose translation is MTSQAPQAPRFDAELIRRYDVAGPRYTSYPTAPQFHAGFGEAALRAEAHASNDDPIPRDLSVYVHVPFCLSPCFYCGCTRLITRDHAKGEQYLQHLYAEIERTAPLFDRDRSVVQLHFGGGTPNFLDARQMQDLLQVLGRHFNLSQAASREFGIELDPRSADPDYVRALAALGFNRLSVGIQDFDPAVQAAVNRVQSVQDTAALLQAARAAGFRSTSVDLIYGLPLQTPARFAHTLEQVIALAPDRIAAYSYAHLPQLFKAQRRIDASQLPDAASKLALLGLTVDRLTAAGYVYIGMDHFARPLDELARAQRAGTLQRNFQGYSTHAECDIIGLGMSSISRVGNAYYQNAKDLPGYYAALEAGRLPVARGLVLSADDRLRRELINALMCQGEIDIDAFGARHGIDFRRYFADALDALHEFEADGLVQWQGARLRISARGRLLTRQVAMRFDAYLGTAQNARYSRAI
- a CDS encoding cytochrome C; translated protein: MSTSFVAPRALRWLRATALLGVAALALLLALPAQAVPMFARETGQPCSACHIGGFGPQLTPFGRQFKLDGYRLDVHKGWDTHISAMAVESFTHTQQAQSAPPAPNYGLNNNTELQQASIFYGGKLAAHWGMLGQITYQQATGQWGWDNTDVRYAHNYMLGGKGGVFGVSFNNNPTVSDVFQTSPAWMYPYFATDLVPGPPASPAIMGAFAQQVVGATAYTMFDSNWYGEAGMYRTLSSSLLQQRPFNAGFNGRIVGAAPYARIAYTRNIGAGDIEVGGMFFDARQGQVGTNNNGTVIAVPGPYNQYKDYGIDASYQYLGTGKHIFTADALYVTERQTLTGTYSQGGSSNLRNTVNSLNLNGSYWYNNTYGITLAGFRNNGTADPILYANRTGSPLTQGYMVEFNINPFGKFNSFDQPWVNLRFGLQYTYYTLFDGAATNFDGAGTNAHANNTLFAYVWTAF
- the tatA gene encoding Sec-independent protein translocase subunit TatA, which produces MGLDDIWHWLIVLVIVLLIFGTSKLRNAGSDIGAAVRNFKKAMKEDADAAKEAKDGGVERLQADAPVAEAAKDAAKPQDHAP
- the tatB gene encoding Sec-independent protein translocase protein TatB — encoded protein: MFGIDFNELLLIAVVALVVLGPEKLPGAARTAGALVRRARTAWASVQAEVAGELDKDALTRQWREGAAALRGVASEARATLGEAREALQPAVHAADAARAGMTEVAAELARSIGELRTLAARLDGAAGAERDALRAVAADLRAAADQLAATPEMAADAAALADATAPATQAVAQSLTEIAQRLQQVPAATLAVAPDADAPAARPVPAPPHSA
- the tatC gene encoding twin-arginine translocase subunit TatC — translated: MSAADAPGSPGGLIAHLLELRSRLLKAALAVLVALLALLPFSEKLYALLARPLIERLPKGAHMIAIEVTGPFLTPIKLTFVVALFAAMPAVLYQIWAFVSPGLYRHEKRLALPLLVAAVLLFYTGCAFAYFLILPAAFHFLTLVTPPGVSMMTDIGHYLSFVLHVFFAFGLCFEVPVIVVVLAALGVVSVAKLRSARRYVIVGAFVVAAIITPPDVLSMTLLAVPMVLLYEIGVLVAAMLVRQKAARAAQHQDGDPR